In the Pedobacter cryoconitis genome, CATTACGGCAGTAAAGATGGTTTACCGAGTAACAGCTGTTATTTTATACTTCAAGACAAAAAAGGCTATATCTGGGTAGCCTCAGACGCAGGAGTAAGCCGTTTTGACGGAAAAGTATTTGAGAATTTCTCTATCGATGACGGTTTGGCCGACAATCAGATTATCCGTTTGAATGAAGACCGCTCCGGAAGAATCTGGTTTTTCTCCTTAAACGGACAGCTCAGTTACTTTCAAAACGGTGTGATCTACAATGAAAGCAATGATAAACTGCTTCAGCTTTTAAAATTTAACGGTGTAGTTACCTCCTTTTTTGAAGACAGCAAAGGTCGCATCTGGTTTGGTACCAATAAAAACCTGCTGGCCAGGTGGGATGGGAAATCACTAAAAAAGTACAGCTCTGCTGATCCCGCTAATCAGTTTATCAATACTTTTATTTACGAAGATAAATCCGGCAGGATATGGGCATCAACTGCACACGCTGTACGTATCTTTGATGGAGAAGCCTTTCATAAAACAACATATAAAATCGGTTCTTTATCCTATAAAACTGTCAAAAACCTGCCCAACCGGACAATGTATTTTCTGGATAAAAAAGGACTTAATTTCAAAAACGGTATACAACAGCAGCTAACGATGAAGATCGACAGCAATTTGCTGGCAGATAATCCTGGCTATTTTTATGCAGAAAACCAAAAAGCCCTATGGCTAACTACCAACTCAGGAGTCTATCACCTGGAAACGGATGGCACAAAAACACATTACCTGCATAACCTGACCACAAACCAGGTGATCAAAGACAATCGGGAAAACATGTGGTTTGCCACGAGCAATGGGATCTATATGTTGCCTAAAAAGTCTAAAAGAGTGTATATCCGGGATAACCGCCAGGGCTTGAGCAATAATACCGTCAGGAGCATTACTAAAGACTACTCAGGTCACCTCTGGCTCGGACTAGACAATGGAAAAATCAACGTCCTGAATAAATCAGCTAATCAGATGCAGATTATTGAGCTGCAGGATAAGAAAAAGTTCAACAGCATTAAACAAATCAGTACAGATTCTACCGGAAAAACAATGTTTTTCAGCTCAGATTACGGATTAGGCATGCTATCCGCTCAACACACAAATCAAAACATTAAATACCTGCAGGAAACACATAGTTCCGGTTTTGTACTGAAAAACTTTAGCGTCAGCAGTAAAAACCATCTTTCCTTAGCCCTATCCTCGGGTGTAGTGATGGTGAATGACCCTTTTCATAAACTATCTTTTACTTCATCAAATTATAAAGAAGGAGAAAACTTCTTCAGCAACAGGGCCTACCGCGTCTATTATGACAAAGACGATAATCTATGGTTTTCCAATGTGAACGGGCTGGCCGAATTATCTGCAGGCAAACTTACCAGACACTATCAGCGTCACCCCTTATTAACCAAAAGGATCAATGACATTGCACAGTTACCAGACGGCACTATTGTGCTGGCAACCGATGGATATGGATTACTTTTCTTTAAAAACAACCTGCTGATCAGGCAAATTACCCGTGAAGACGGGTTGGCAAACAACATCTGCAAAAAGCTATTTATTCAAAAAGACCACGTTTGGGTGGTGACTACGAATGGCGTAAACCGGATCTTTTTAAACAGTAAAAATCCCGTAGAATCTTTTGAATATACTAATAACCTGCTCGACAATGATGTCAACGGCTTATATGTAGATCGTGATACCGCCTATTTTGCCACTAACCATGGCCTGGTTTTCTTTGCCAATACCCCTTTTGACAGAAATAAGGAAATGCCCAAAGTACTGATCTCCACGATCATCAATAACAGAAAACCATTGAGCCTGAATACAGATTCCTTCAATCTTGCCCCAGCAGCAAATAATATTACTTTTTACTACAGTGCCCTTGACTTTCAAAACAACTATATTTTATACCGTTACCGGTTAAAATCGG is a window encoding:
- a CDS encoding sensor histidine kinase, coding for MINKASAFPAKGIILLFLLIVSGIYGYGQTTFIKHYGSKDGLPSNSCYFILQDKKGYIWVASDAGVSRFDGKVFENFSIDDGLADNQIIRLNEDRSGRIWFFSLNGQLSYFQNGVIYNESNDKLLQLLKFNGVVTSFFEDSKGRIWFGTNKNLLARWDGKSLKKYSSADPANQFINTFIYEDKSGRIWASTAHAVRIFDGEAFHKTTYKIGSLSYKTVKNLPNRTMYFLDKKGLNFKNGIQQQLTMKIDSNLLADNPGYFYAENQKALWLTTNSGVYHLETDGTKTHYLHNLTTNQVIKDNRENMWFATSNGIYMLPKKSKRVYIRDNRQGLSNNTVRSITKDYSGHLWLGLDNGKINVLNKSANQMQIIELQDKKKFNSIKQISTDSTGKTMFFSSDYGLGMLSAQHTNQNIKYLQETHSSGFVLKNFSVSSKNHLSLALSSGVVMVNDPFHKLSFTSSNYKEGENFFSNRAYRVYYDKDDNLWFSNVNGLAELSAGKLTRHYQRHPLLTKRINDIAQLPDGTIVLATDGYGLLFFKNNLLIRQITREDGLANNICKKLFIQKDHVWVVTTNGVNRIFLNSKNPVESFEYTNNLLDNDVNGLYVDRDTAYFATNHGLVFFANTPFDRNKEMPKVLISTIINNRKPLSLNTDSFNLAPAANNITFYYSALDFQNNYILYRYRLKSASPWTETKNRRLEFSSLEPGSYKFELSAKTNNSQWSKPVAVSFVLKAHFWQSWWFIFVILLLASFSFYKIAVIVTQQQKDKEQQRLLLKNKILMLEQQALQAMMNPHFVFNVMNSIQHYINTKDTSSANKILTGFARLIRKNLDICTKSFIALEEEIEYLTLYLTLEKKRFGEKFNYTIHIAPDIDQDETMIPSMILQPYIENAIWHGLMPKEEGGKISIVIQQENADYLLIQIIDDGVGIDNSLQVKRETHESKGMSLTQERINLINQIEANPIQISIKQNGNSGTTISILVPNK